A genomic stretch from Thermodesulfobacteriota bacterium includes:
- a CDS encoding enoyl-CoA hydratase-related protein, translating to MKFETIIYEIKDNIGWIALNRPEVLNAKNEILRRELSTAADMAGRDDEVHVIVITGTGEKAFCAGADINMFTEWNTADAIASIKSEKREVQNVRELIKPVIAMVNGLALGGGCELALACDIIVASEKARFGLPEVSVGVIPGGGGTQVLPRLVGEKKAKELILTGDLISAEEALSLGMINKVVSHDQLRDAVEKIARKIRAKSPVILELAKIAVNKSLDTPLSAGVESEKELFAMCFGTDDQKEGARAFLEKRKPDYKGK from the coding sequence ATGAAATTTGAAACAATCATATATGAAATAAAAGATAATATCGGGTGGATTGCTTTAAACAGGCCTGAAGTACTTAATGCTAAAAATGAAATTTTAAGGAGAGAACTGAGCACTGCGGCTGACATGGCCGGGAGAGATGATGAAGTTCATGTTATTGTTATTACAGGCACAGGGGAAAAAGCCTTTTGCGCAGGCGCAGATATTAATATGTTTACAGAGTGGAACACGGCTGATGCTATTGCGAGTATAAAAAGTGAAAAACGGGAAGTCCAAAATGTAAGGGAATTGATCAAACCTGTAATAGCCATGGTAAACGGACTTGCCCTTGGGGGAGGGTGTGAACTGGCCTTGGCCTGCGATATTATAGTCGCTTCGGAAAAGGCGCGTTTCGGGCTGCCTGAAGTAAGTGTCGGGGTGATACCGGGTGGGGGAGGAACCCAGGTTCTGCCCAGACTGGTGGGAGAGAAAAAAGCAAAAGAGCTTATCCTGACGGGAGATTTAATTTCTGCCGAGGAAGCGCTGAGTTTAGGTATGATTAACAAGGTAGTTTCCCATGACCAGTTGAGGGATGCGGTTGAGAAGATAGCCAGGAAAATAAGGGCCAAATCTCCGGTAATATTAGAGCTGGCAAAGATTGCGGTGAATAAATCTCTGGATACCCCCTTGTCGGCAGGTGTTGAGAGTGAAAAAGAACTTTTTGCCATGTGCTTCGGCACAGATGACCAGAAAGAAGGCGCAAGGGCTTTTCTGGAAAAAAGGAAACCGGATTATAAAGGAAAATAG
- a CDS encoding acetyl-CoA acetyltransferase gives MATGIKNKVVILGMGCSKFGERWDKDVDDLMIESFQECIKDAGIEKKDIDACWYGLYFDEISAGKSGIPLSQALKLPFIPVTRVENKCATGSEAFRGACYGVASGAYDICLAMGVEKLKDTGFGGLPGGSVDGQMEVLLGADRTAPGAFAQLASAYEAAFGIPMKKIKEAMAHISWKSHQNGFKNPRAHLKNTPSIEKILNAPMIAYPSGLFDCCGVSDGSAAAIVTIPEIAESIKKNQELVYVKSVQIACSSGEEGMYTDWDGSNIISTTRAVTKAYEEAGIKNPREEISMMEVHDCFSITELVTMEDLQISSRGKAVDDVLNGFYDLDGTIPCQPDGGLKCFGHPIGASGIRMLYEMYSQLLGRWPEDRRVKDPKFGLTHNLGGFPNRNVVSVSIIGKK, from the coding sequence ATGGCAACAGGGATAAAAAATAAAGTCGTGATTCTGGGTATGGGCTGCAGCAAGTTCGGCGAACGATGGGACAAGGATGTCGATGATTTAATGATAGAATCGTTTCAAGAATGTATAAAGGATGCGGGTATAGAAAAAAAGGATATCGATGCCTGCTGGTATGGATTATACTTTGACGAGATAAGCGCAGGTAAATCAGGCATCCCCCTTTCCCAGGCATTGAAACTTCCCTTTATTCCGGTTACACGTGTTGAAAATAAATGCGCAACAGGAAGCGAGGCATTCAGGGGCGCATGTTACGGAGTTGCATCCGGAGCCTATGATATCTGTTTAGCCATGGGTGTCGAAAAGTTGAAGGATACCGGATTCGGGGGTCTGCCGGGGGGCTCCGTAGACGGGCAGATGGAGGTGCTTCTTGGAGCAGACAGGACCGCACCCGGCGCCTTTGCCCAGCTTGCTTCCGCATATGAAGCCGCCTTCGGTATTCCGATGAAAAAGATAAAAGAGGCCATGGCACATATATCCTGGAAGAGTCATCAGAACGGTTTTAAAAACCCCAGAGCGCATTTGAAAAATACACCTTCCATAGAGAAAATACTCAATGCGCCGATGATAGCTTATCCTTCGGGGCTTTTCGACTGTTGCGGAGTGAGTGACGGTTCTGCCGCGGCTATTGTAACTATTCCTGAAATTGCAGAAAGCATAAAGAAGAACCAGGAACTGGTTTACGTTAAATCGGTCCAGATTGCATGCAGTTCAGGTGAAGAGGGGATGTATACGGACTGGGACGGGTCAAATATAATATCTACGACCAGGGCTGTGACAAAGGCTTATGAGGAAGCAGGAATCAAGAATCCCAGGGAAGAGATAAGTATGATGGAAGTTCATGACTGTTTTTCCATAACCGAGCTTGTCACTATGGAAGATCTGCAAATATCTTCCAGGGGCAAGGCTGTAGATGATGTGTTAAACGGCTTTTATGATCTGGACGGTACCATACCCTGCCAACCGGACGGAGGGCTGAAATGTTTCGGCCATCCCATAGGGGCATCAGGAATAAGGATGCTTTATGAGATGTACAGCCAGCTTTTGGGAAGATGGCCTGAAGATCGTAGAGTCAAAGATCCTAAGTTTGGTCTTACCCATAATCTGGGAGGATTTCCAAACAGAAATGTCGTTAGTGTCTCTATAATCGGAAAAAAATAA
- a CDS encoding 3-hydroxyacyl-CoA dehydrogenase family protein codes for MNIDKVFIIGAGLMGSGIAQACAQSGIEVILNDINRKAVDNALKNIEWSVSKFVEKGKLPETKKTILGRIKTATDMSQVAEAALIIEAAFENLKVKQEIFRKLNECCDHDVLLASNTSTIPITELAAVTERPDKVFGLHFFNPVPMMQAVEVIKSVSTSEETMQAGMDLVRKIGKEPIRVESDVPGFLLNRINLISYVEAIRLFEQGIGSVEDIDKGFRLAFGRKMGPFETGDMVGLDVSYGGLSAIYEESKDIRYYPPQLLRRKVKAGQLGRKTGRGWYKYTKS; via the coding sequence ATGAATATTGATAAGGTTTTTATTATCGGCGCGGGTTTGATGGGTAGCGGCATAGCTCAGGCTTGTGCCCAGTCCGGCATTGAGGTGATTCTTAACGACATTAACCGGAAGGCTGTAGATAATGCCCTGAAGAACATTGAGTGGTCTGTCAGCAAGTTTGTAGAGAAAGGGAAGCTTCCTGAAACTAAAAAGACTATTCTGGGCCGCATTAAAACGGCTACCGATATGTCACAGGTTGCTGAGGCCGCTTTGATCATTGAGGCCGCGTTTGAAAACCTTAAGGTTAAGCAGGAGATATTCAGGAAACTAAATGAATGCTGCGATCATGACGTTTTGTTGGCCAGCAATACCTCTACCATACCCATCACAGAACTTGCAGCCGTAACCGAACGTCCTGACAAAGTATTCGGCCTTCATTTCTTTAACCCTGTTCCAATGATGCAGGCGGTGGAGGTTATAAAGAGTGTCAGCACTTCAGAAGAAACTATGCAGGCCGGCATGGATTTAGTCAGGAAAATAGGAAAGGAACCGATACGTGTAGAAAGTGATGTGCCGGGATTTTTACTTAACCGGATTAATCTTATAAGCTATGTTGAGGCGATTCGTCTATTTGAGCAGGGTATTGGGTCTGTTGAAGATATTGACAAAGGTTTCAGGCTTGCTTTCGGAAGAAAAATGGGACCGTTTGAGACCGGCGACATGGTTGGATTAGATGTATCTTATGGTGGTTTAAGTGCGATATATGAAGAAAGCAAGGATATTCGTTATTATCCTCCGCAGTTGTTAAGACGCAAAGTAAAGGCAGGTCAGTTAGGACGTAAGACAGGAAGGGGATGGTATAAATATACTAAAAGTTGA
- a CDS encoding acyl-CoA dehydrogenase family protein encodes MNFRLSIEEEKFREEVREYFESDPDLAAKAKKEVKSGQGFGPSSWAILRKVGKKGWLCPTWPKKYGGLELPYIYRYIIQEEMHSYFDMQGTVGAGMAGPVILRNGSEEQKDNFLIRIARGDIEFVLGYTEPEAGSDLASLTITAEDKGDHFIINGQKMFNTRAHWSQYHWLGARTKDIKPNHKGISLFIIDLKTPGITLTPYYTVGGTRTNGVFYDNVKVPMDALVGEKNRGFYYILEALAYERILTVSGLKRDFEALVGYINAGGLGKNPIIRQKIAELAIDIEAARLFVLKVAWMLDKKIVPSHEAAMLKIQVCETEQRLVNTAMEVIGPYGMLKEGSIWSQINGKFEWRYRDSLESLIVRGTSEIMRNIIADRGLGLPRS; translated from the coding sequence GTGAATTTTAGATTATCGATAGAAGAAGAGAAGTTCAGAGAGGAAGTCCGTGAATATTTTGAGAGTGATCCGGATCTTGCCGCCAAAGCAAAAAAGGAAGTAAAATCAGGACAAGGCTTTGGGCCTTCCAGCTGGGCTATATTGAGAAAAGTCGGGAAAAAAGGCTGGCTTTGCCCTACTTGGCCAAAGAAATACGGGGGGTTGGAGTTGCCATACATATATCGATACATCATCCAGGAGGAGATGCACAGCTATTTTGATATGCAAGGCACCGTAGGGGCCGGAATGGCCGGTCCGGTAATTTTGCGAAATGGATCGGAGGAACAGAAAGATAATTTTCTTATTCGCATCGCCAGAGGAGATATTGAGTTTGTTCTGGGATATACAGAACCGGAAGCAGGATCAGATCTTGCTTCCTTGACCATCACTGCGGAGGATAAAGGTGATCACTTTATTATCAACGGCCAAAAAATGTTCAACACCAGAGCTCACTGGTCCCAGTACCACTGGTTAGGGGCCCGGACCAAAGACATTAAGCCGAATCATAAGGGGATTTCGCTTTTTATTATTGATCTTAAAACGCCGGGAATCACCCTGACACCTTATTATACGGTGGGGGGGACAAGAACGAACGGTGTTTTTTATGACAATGTAAAGGTACCCATGGATGCTCTGGTGGGAGAGAAAAATCGTGGGTTTTACTACATCCTGGAAGCCTTGGCCTATGAACGAATACTGACTGTTTCAGGGCTGAAACGTGATTTCGAGGCCCTGGTCGGTTATATCAACGCCGGGGGGCTTGGAAAGAACCCAATTATAAGGCAGAAAATCGCTGAACTTGCCATAGACATCGAGGCGGCCAGACTTTTTGTTTTGAAGGTCGCATGGATGCTGGATAAAAAGATTGTTCCGAGCCACGAAGCCGCCATGCTGAAAATTCAGGTCTGCGAAACGGAACAAAGGCTTGTAAATACCGCTATGGAGGTAATCGGTCCTTATGGAATGCTGAAGGAGGGATCTATATGGTCCCAAATCAATGGAAAATTCGAGTGGCGTTACAGAGACAGCCTTGAATCATTAATCGTCCGGGGTACTTCGGAAATCATGCGAAATATTATCGCCGACAGAGGATTGGGTTTGCCCAGATCGTAA
- a CDS encoding AMP-binding protein, whose amino-acid sequence MHSEAALKDKLQEQMLRLKKLEFFQSRFEQCGVEPEDIKDFSDLQQLPFMTRNDLEKDFFDLKPPYGSFFNSEVIRFNLTPTSRGLYPIYYSARDLETIAAVNASLIESAGVTSNDVVANCMGHHIFVAGLIINDCFQKIGAKIIPLGPGESERAIGIINQYRVSVLIANASFAVKLGGLGADSIRIVLAGGEPVPKDQLKAVFGEELIVAESYGLAECLPVARECRFQNGSHIAEEFVFVEIIDPETGNNLPCGEKGEIVVTHIDKDAMPLLRYRTGDLAVLEDKKCPCGRHLSLPKGILGRIDQMCKVKGVKLYPSQVRVITRIFPELTGKYRIKITKKNATDYLQITFEGDKKIDTDVVRAALKQGLIIEPNELEIVNELEDGPMVTDER is encoded by the coding sequence ATGCACTCAGAAGCAGCGTTAAAAGACAAACTTCAGGAGCAAATGTTGCGGTTGAAAAAGCTTGAATTCTTTCAAAGCAGGTTTGAACAGTGCGGGGTCGAGCCGGAGGACATAAAGGATTTTAGTGATCTTCAACAGCTGCCCTTTATGACACGGAACGATCTAGAGAAGGATTTTTTCGATCTCAAGCCCCCTTACGGCAGTTTTTTCAATTCTGAGGTCATTCGGTTCAATCTCACTCCAACATCGCGTGGGCTGTATCCTATTTACTATTCGGCAAGAGACTTAGAGACCATTGCCGCAGTTAACGCCAGTCTGATAGAGTCGGCCGGAGTGACGTCAAATGATGTGGTGGCAAATTGTATGGGGCATCATATTTTTGTGGCCGGCTTAATAATCAACGACTGTTTTCAAAAAATAGGCGCAAAGATCATACCGCTTGGTCCCGGCGAATCGGAGCGGGCAATTGGTATTATCAATCAATATCGTGTCAGCGTTCTGATTGCCAACGCTTCTTTTGCAGTTAAACTCGGCGGACTTGGTGCAGATAGTATTCGGATAGTGCTGGCCGGTGGAGAGCCGGTGCCAAAGGATCAGCTAAAAGCAGTTTTTGGAGAAGAACTTATCGTTGCTGAATCATACGGGCTGGCCGAGTGCCTGCCGGTCGCAAGAGAGTGCCGTTTTCAAAACGGATCGCATATTGCCGAGGAGTTTGTTTTTGTCGAGATCATAGATCCCGAAACGGGTAACAATCTACCATGTGGTGAAAAAGGTGAGATTGTTGTAACCCATATTGACAAAGATGCCATGCCGCTTTTGCGATACAGGACTGGCGATCTGGCTGTATTAGAAGACAAGAAATGTCCCTGCGGCAGGCATTTGTCACTGCCAAAAGGTATTTTGGGGCGTATCGATCAGATGTGCAAGGTCAAGGGGGTCAAGCTTTACCCTTCCCAGGTGAGGGTTATTACCAGAATCTTCCCGGAACTTACCGGCAAGTACCGGATAAAGATAACGAAAAAGAATGCCACTGATTACCTGCAGATCACTTTTGAAGGAGATAAAAAAATAGACACGGACGTTGTGCGAGCTGCGTTGAAGCAGGGGTTGATCATCGAACCCAACGAGTTGGAGATCGTCAATGAGCTGGAAGATGGACCGATGGTTACCGATGAGAGGTAA
- a CDS encoding TAXI family TRAP transporter solute-binding subunit translates to MGKKKIFIGIYILIIGLVFSMVCFAGGPKPLSDVKMPESIVWKGMSSPGSGYDILTRPALNNISKAYPKLSIQHLPGGTKAGFDRVEKDEAQIATVYIGDGAFAWYGRGDYKTQYRHLRTFYQYAPMSTAFMVTLRDSDINGLKDLANKRVHMGVAGWTTTRNSLPPALKLHGITVKSIRKNGGFVYYGAMGSAMDMLSSGKLDIVTLASFQPMGLVTQLNETQGIKIISFTPDEIQEFCMGAPGYVPVTLPSGLYKGQESWPNPTPTICAYTGLYLVRDTVPEDVVYNLLCAIFADDGTAYNEAHPALKNVDFIANGYFKDYNPVPLHPGAKRYWKERGSKIAPSWVEKWNTWPACEKGIENLVKKTIDNGFPIKYLK, encoded by the coding sequence ATGGGTAAAAAAAAGATATTTATCGGAATATACATTCTAATTATAGGGCTGGTTTTTTCTATGGTCTGCTTTGCCGGAGGTCCTAAGCCGCTGTCTGACGTGAAGATGCCCGAAAGTATCGTTTGGAAGGGGATGAGTTCACCTGGATCCGGATACGATATACTTACACGTCCGGCACTGAATAATATTTCCAAGGCTTATCCCAAACTATCCATTCAGCATCTTCCGGGAGGTACCAAAGCCGGCTTTGACCGTGTGGAGAAAGATGAGGCACAGATCGCCACCGTCTACATCGGTGACGGTGCCTTTGCTTGGTATGGTAGGGGTGATTATAAAACACAATACAGGCATCTGCGTACATTTTACCAGTATGCACCAATGAGTACCGCTTTTATGGTAACTCTCAGGGATTCGGATATCAATGGTCTTAAAGATTTGGCCAACAAGCGCGTGCACATGGGGGTCGCAGGTTGGACCACGACAAGGAACTCACTGCCTCCTGCACTTAAACTACACGGAATTACTGTGAAAAGCATCCGGAAAAACGGTGGATTTGTCTATTACGGCGCGATGGGGTCAGCCATGGATATGCTTTCGTCAGGCAAGCTGGATATTGTCACTCTGGCCAGTTTCCAGCCCATGGGGCTTGTAACCCAATTAAACGAGACCCAGGGGATAAAAATCATATCATTTACCCCTGATGAAATCCAGGAATTCTGCATGGGAGCGCCGGGTTACGTTCCTGTCACCTTGCCTTCCGGTTTGTACAAGGGGCAGGAAAGCTGGCCCAATCCCACACCCACCATATGCGCATATACGGGCCTCTACCTTGTCAGAGATACCGTTCCCGAAGATGTTGTTTATAATCTTCTCTGTGCCATATTTGCCGACGACGGCACCGCCTACAATGAAGCCCATCCGGCACTAAAGAATGTTGATTTTATCGCCAACGGATATTTCAAGGATTACAACCCCGTTCCCCTTCATCCAGGTGCGAAAAGATATTGGAAGGAGCGCGGATCTAAAATTGCACCTTCATGGGTAGAAAAATGGAATACATGGCCGGCGTGTGAAAAAGGTATCGAGAACCTGGTTAAAAAGACAATCGACAATGGTTTTCCCATCAAATACTTGAAATAA
- a CDS encoding acyl-CoA dehydrogenase family protein, with translation MDFEFSKEEVLLQKSARDFLDKECKDIARESEETSEGHSKEIWARMAELGWMGIGFPDEYGGMGGSFLELVILLEEMGRVLLPGPFIQCPICSGLVILEYGSEAQKKEFLPGLIDGRALTVPALETPSFYAGEPAISESLKIKDGNYILSGTRLFVPFAHIANGFLVRTEGNDDQEMLFFVESKSPGIKVRVLDSIDSGRWCELVMDKVKVPADNIIGKDDAGEKAVKRIKNLGAISHAAFVLGMLEKVLDMTTRYAKERMQFERPIGSFQTISHQMAEMAIDIEQVKYLTYHAAWKISRHMSADMEISMAKARASDASRRVCLLGVKIHGGIGIIDEYDLQLYFRRAKANEFAFGDGGYHREMVAANFLRP, from the coding sequence ATGGATTTTGAGTTTTCCAAAGAAGAAGTGTTGCTTCAAAAAAGTGCAAGAGATTTTCTGGATAAAGAGTGTAAAGATATAGCAAGAGAGTCGGAAGAAACCAGTGAGGGCCATTCAAAGGAGATATGGGCGCGGATGGCTGAGCTCGGGTGGATGGGAATTGGATTCCCGGATGAATACGGTGGAATGGGTGGTTCTTTTCTTGAGCTTGTCATACTTCTGGAGGAAATGGGAAGGGTTTTGTTGCCTGGGCCTTTTATTCAATGCCCGATTTGCAGTGGTTTAGTGATTCTTGAGTATGGCTCGGAGGCACAGAAGAAAGAATTTCTGCCCGGCCTGATAGATGGAAGGGCTTTGACAGTGCCAGCCTTGGAGACACCTTCTTTTTATGCCGGGGAGCCAGCGATATCAGAAAGTCTGAAAATTAAGGACGGAAATTATATTCTCAGCGGAACAAGGCTCTTTGTCCCCTTTGCCCATATAGCGAACGGGTTTCTTGTAAGAACAGAAGGCAATGATGATCAGGAGATGCTGTTTTTTGTGGAAAGCAAAAGCCCCGGAATAAAGGTCAGGGTACTGGATTCAATAGATTCAGGCAGGTGGTGTGAACTCGTCATGGATAAGGTCAAAGTGCCGGCAGACAATATTATAGGAAAAGATGATGCAGGAGAGAAAGCGGTGAAAAGGATTAAAAACCTTGGTGCCATATCCCACGCCGCATTCGTTCTTGGGATGCTGGAGAAAGTCCTCGATATGACCACGCGATATGCTAAGGAACGTATGCAATTCGAAAGACCCATCGGTAGCTTTCAAACCATTAGCCATCAGATGGCGGAGATGGCCATTGATATCGAGCAGGTTAAATATCTTACTTACCACGCAGCTTGGAAGATCAGCCGGCATATGTCTGCAGACATGGAAATATCCATGGCAAAGGCCAGAGCAAGTGATGCTTCACGCCGCGTGTGCCTGCTGGGGGTCAAGATCCATGGCGGTATCGGGATCATTGACGAGTATGACTTGCAGCTCTATTTTCGAAGGGCCAAAGCCAACGAATTTGCTTTCGGAGACGGGGGTTATCATCGGGAAATGGTGGCCGCAAATTTTCTTCGGCCATAA
- a CDS encoding enoyl-CoA hydratase-related protein has product MGFEEILFEKRDGVATVTLNRPDRLNAFTTGMYQRLAEILDEIKKDDELAVMVVTGAGKGFCAGSDVSDRLARRMEKGSEESRFESLKQIGAVALDLEDFDKPIIAAVNGVAVGAGLSVALAGDIRIASEKARFGAVWVRVGLIPDLGATYSLPRVVGMDKAMEMTLTGDLVNAEEALKIGLVSRVLKHDELMPRAGELAARIAEGPAIAIELTKRGLRRSLNNDLKSQLDYESYAQNICRYSTDHKEGVQAFIEKRKPEFRGR; this is encoded by the coding sequence ATGGGGTTTGAGGAGATACTGTTTGAAAAGCGGGACGGCGTAGCGACGGTTACTCTGAACCGACCGGATCGATTAAATGCCTTTACAACCGGCATGTATCAGAGACTTGCCGAAATTCTTGATGAAATTAAGAAAGACGATGAACTGGCAGTAATGGTCGTCACCGGTGCAGGAAAGGGATTTTGTGCTGGATCGGATGTTTCCGACCGTCTGGCGCGCCGGATGGAAAAGGGCTCTGAGGAAAGCCGTTTTGAAAGCCTGAAGCAGATTGGTGCCGTTGCTCTTGATCTGGAGGATTTCGACAAGCCGATAATCGCCGCTGTCAATGGCGTTGCCGTTGGAGCCGGGCTTTCAGTCGCCCTTGCCGGTGATATTCGGATCGCCTCGGAAAAAGCGCGATTTGGCGCTGTATGGGTACGCGTCGGTCTCATTCCGGATTTGGGAGCCACCTACTCTTTGCCCCGAGTTGTCGGAATGGATAAGGCAATGGAAATGACTCTAACAGGTGACCTTGTCAATGCAGAGGAGGCTCTGAAGATCGGCCTGGTGAGCCGTGTTTTGAAACATGATGAGCTGATGCCAAGGGCCGGTGAGCTGGCAGCCAGAATTGCAGAGGGCCCGGCCATAGCCATTGAGCTGACCAAACGAGGACTGCGAAGATCCTTGAACAACGACCTGAAGTCTCAGCTCGATTATGAAAGCTATGCTCAGAATATTTGTCGATATTCGACGGATCATAAGGAGGGGGTTCAGGCGTTTATCGAGAAAAGAAAACCTGAATTCAGGGGACGATAG
- a CDS encoding 3-hydroxyacyl-CoA dehydrogenase NAD-binding domain-containing protein, with translation MNIGDLKTVSVIGAGDMGHGIAEVALLAGYKVFLRDIKQEFVDKGAQRIKDSLKKLLARGNLAQELYDTIESGLLAPVMDMKDAVKDADLVIEVVPEVVGLKKDVFAEVESFAPHHAILASNTSSISITDIATATTRPEKVVGLHFFNPVVIMKLVEVIKAEKTSEETMDVAYEFCLKINKIPVRAEKDVPGFIVNRINAPAHILRGCFLDDGIVEPEELDALMRKEGFPMGPCELLDFVGLDVHRHVLLYYAENLHSDYKPYRALDELVNAGNYGKKTGKGFYDWSKGRPDIDLSKATDKIDPLDITAVQINEATKLVEMGVCCLEDIDVAILNAGGLKVGPMEIAKKINPAELTCRLEKLDEKFKKEIFQPTDTIRKGTYR, from the coding sequence ATGAATATTGGTGATCTAAAGACAGTTTCAGTTATTGGTGCAGGCGACATGGGGCATGGGATCGCAGAGGTAGCTCTTCTTGCTGGCTATAAAGTTTTTTTAAGAGACATTAAACAGGAGTTCGTGGACAAAGGGGCACAACGGATAAAAGACAGTCTCAAGAAGCTCCTTGCAAGGGGAAATCTGGCACAGGAGCTTTATGATACGATAGAGTCCGGTTTGCTTGCCCCTGTAATGGACATGAAAGATGCTGTAAAGGATGCCGACCTTGTAATCGAAGTTGTTCCTGAAGTAGTTGGATTAAAAAAAGATGTTTTTGCAGAGGTCGAATCTTTTGCACCGCATCATGCTATTCTCGCTTCCAATACATCTTCGATATCGATAACTGATATTGCAACAGCTACCACAAGACCTGAAAAAGTTGTTGGACTCCACTTTTTTAATCCTGTTGTGATTATGAAGCTGGTAGAGGTTATCAAGGCGGAAAAAACCTCCGAAGAAACGATGGATGTGGCATATGAGTTCTGCCTCAAGATCAACAAGATTCCGGTAAGAGCGGAAAAGGATGTTCCAGGTTTTATAGTAAACCGTATCAATGCTCCGGCCCATATACTCCGAGGCTGTTTTCTGGATGATGGAATCGTCGAGCCGGAAGAACTCGATGCGTTGATGAGAAAAGAGGGTTTTCCCATGGGACCTTGCGAACTACTTGATTTCGTGGGACTGGATGTTCACAGGCATGTATTATTATACTATGCGGAAAATCTACATTCCGATTATAAACCTTACCGTGCTTTGGATGAACTAGTTAATGCCGGAAATTATGGGAAGAAAACCGGAAAAGGATTTTACGACTGGTCAAAAGGGAGACCTGATATTGATCTTTCAAAGGCAACGGACAAGATTGATCCCCTGGATATCACTGCTGTTCAGATCAATGAAGCCACCAAGCTCGTGGAAATGGGGGTTTGTTGTCTAGAAGATATCGACGTTGCGATTTTAAATGCCGGCGGGCTCAAAGTCGGTCCTATGGAAATTGCTAAAAAGATTAATCCAGCGGAACTTACCTGTCGTTTGGAAAAACTGGACGAAAAATTCAAGAAAGAGATTTTTCAACCGACCGATACGATCAGGAAAGGTACATACCGGTAG